From one Catenuloplanes nepalensis genomic stretch:
- the rph gene encoding rifamycin-inactivating phosphotransferase translates to MNDLGGGVVRGRYVVGLGEAGGPEAGGKAAGLAALTRIGGVRVPPGFCVTTGAFERILADVPGELFARLDAAGDAEIRAVSAEIRDAIEAVTIPGDLAAEITDAVDALEEPAAFAVRSSATAEDLPHASFAGQQDSFLNVAGPAAVLAHVRRVWASLFTERAVAYRRRNGFDHRGVRMAVVVQRMIVPSAAGVLFTADPVTSNRRVAAVEATVGLGEALVSGRAGADVFSVRDGEIVARTIAVKATAVEAAPGGGVRDVAVGDPARPALTDAQVVRLVALGRRIEAHLGGPQDIEWCLAGDEFHIVQSRPITTVFPVPETDDGENHVYVSVGHQQMMTDPMTPLGLSFWQMTTPRPMAEAGGRLFVDVTGPLSSPASRDNLVAALGTSDPLLGSALRTIVARDGFLRTVPDGDRPWAPPGGTAAPIEADPALVATLIERVRTSVAAAERDIDGRTGTRLLDFILGDVEELRRVLFDPQSLPVIVSAQEATIWLNGRLFAWLGERNVADTLAQSVHGNVTAEMGLALLDVADVIRPHPAVVAYLERAGDDFLDGLETIDGGPQTREAIGSFLKTHGMRCPGEIDITRPRWSERPAMLIPLLLGNVRNFGDGAGGRRFAEKAEQARAKERDVLERLRALPDGEAKAAETKRAIDRLRTFSGYREFPKYGMVSRYLVYKRALLAEAARLTAAGVLHEPEDIFYLRFDELHEVARTNVADHDLIRRRRDEFRSYAALTPPRVLTSEGEAVAGSYDRGDVPAGALAGLPVSAGTVEGRARVVLDLADADLAPGDILVTAYTDPSWTPAFVAVTGLVTEVGGLMTHGAVIAREYGLPAVVGVVDATRLIRDGQRIRVHGTDGYVEVLD, encoded by the coding sequence ATGAACGATCTCGGGGGTGGCGTGGTGCGCGGGCGGTATGTGGTCGGGCTGGGCGAGGCCGGTGGGCCGGAGGCCGGGGGTAAGGCGGCGGGGCTGGCGGCGCTGACGCGGATCGGCGGGGTGCGGGTGCCGCCCGGCTTCTGCGTGACCACCGGCGCGTTCGAGCGAATCCTGGCGGACGTTCCCGGTGAGCTGTTCGCGCGGCTGGACGCGGCGGGCGACGCCGAGATCCGGGCGGTCAGCGCGGAGATCCGGGACGCGATCGAGGCGGTCACGATCCCGGGCGATCTGGCCGCGGAGATCACCGACGCGGTGGACGCACTGGAGGAGCCGGCCGCGTTCGCGGTGCGGTCGAGCGCGACCGCGGAGGATCTGCCGCACGCGTCGTTCGCCGGGCAGCAGGACTCGTTCCTGAACGTGGCCGGGCCGGCCGCGGTGCTCGCGCACGTTCGCCGGGTCTGGGCGTCGCTGTTCACCGAGCGGGCGGTCGCGTACCGGCGGCGGAACGGGTTTGATCATCGCGGCGTGCGGATGGCGGTGGTCGTGCAGCGCATGATCGTGCCGAGCGCCGCCGGTGTGCTGTTCACCGCGGACCCGGTCACCTCGAACCGGCGGGTCGCCGCGGTGGAGGCGACGGTCGGGCTCGGTGAGGCGCTGGTCTCCGGCCGGGCGGGCGCGGACGTCTTCTCCGTGCGCGACGGCGAGATCGTGGCGCGGACGATCGCGGTCAAGGCGACCGCGGTCGAGGCCGCGCCGGGCGGCGGCGTGCGCGACGTGGCGGTCGGCGACCCGGCACGCCCGGCGCTCACGGACGCGCAGGTCGTCCGGCTGGTGGCGCTCGGCCGGCGGATCGAGGCGCACCTCGGCGGCCCGCAGGACATCGAGTGGTGCCTGGCCGGGGACGAGTTCCACATCGTGCAGAGCCGGCCGATCACCACGGTGTTCCCGGTTCCGGAGACGGACGACGGCGAGAACCACGTCTACGTGTCCGTCGGGCACCAGCAGATGATGACCGACCCGATGACGCCGCTCGGTCTCTCGTTCTGGCAGATGACCACGCCGCGGCCGATGGCGGAGGCGGGCGGCCGGCTGTTCGTCGACGTCACCGGGCCGCTGTCGTCGCCCGCGAGCCGGGACAACCTGGTCGCGGCGCTCGGGACGTCCGATCCGCTGCTGGGGAGCGCGCTGCGCACGATCGTGGCCCGCGACGGTTTCCTCCGGACGGTCCCGGACGGCGACCGGCCCTGGGCGCCGCCGGGCGGCACGGCCGCGCCGATCGAGGCGGATCCGGCGCTGGTGGCCACGCTGATCGAGCGCGTCCGCACGTCCGTCGCCGCGGCGGAACGGGACATCGACGGCAGGACCGGAACACGGCTGCTGGACTTCATCCTGGGCGACGTCGAGGAGCTGCGGCGGGTCCTGTTCGATCCGCAGAGCCTGCCGGTGATCGTGTCGGCGCAGGAGGCCACGATCTGGCTGAACGGGCGGCTCTTCGCGTGGCTCGGGGAGCGGAACGTGGCGGATACGCTCGCGCAGTCCGTGCACGGTAACGTCACGGCGGAGATGGGCCTGGCGCTGCTGGACGTCGCGGACGTGATCCGCCCCCATCCGGCCGTGGTCGCCTACCTCGAGCGGGCCGGCGACGACTTCCTGGACGGCCTCGAGACGATCGACGGTGGCCCGCAGACGCGAGAAGCCATCGGATCGTTCCTGAAGACGCACGGCATGCGCTGCCCCGGCGAGATCGACATCACCCGGCCGCGGTGGAGCGAGCGCCCGGCCATGCTGATCCCGCTGCTGCTCGGCAACGTCCGCAACTTCGGCGACGGTGCCGGCGGCCGGCGTTTCGCGGAGAAGGCGGAGCAGGCGCGGGCCAAAGAGCGCGACGTCCTGGAACGGTTGCGCGCGCTGCCGGACGGGGAGGCGAAGGCCGCGGAGACGAAGCGGGCGATCGACCGACTGCGCACGTTCAGCGGCTACCGCGAGTTCCCGAAGTACGGCATGGTCTCCCGCTACCTCGTCTACAAGCGGGCACTGCTGGCGGAGGCCGCGCGCCTGACGGCCGCGGGCGTGCTGCACGAGCCGGAGGACATCTTCTACCTGCGGTTCGACGAGCTGCACGAGGTCGCCCGCACGAACGTGGCCGATCACGACCTGATCCGCCGCCGCCGGGACGAGTTCCGGTCCTATGCGGCCCTGACCCCACCCCGGGTGCTCACCTCCGAGGGGGAGGCGGTCGCCGGCTCCTACGACCGGGGCGACGTTCCCGCCGGTGCGCTGGCCGGGCTGCCGGTCTCGGCCGGGACGGTCGAGGGCCGGGCGCGCGTCGTGCTGGACCTGGCCGACGCGGACCTCGCGCCCGGCGACATCCTGGTCACCGCCTACACCGATCCGAGCTGGACGCCCGCGTTCGTCGCGGTCACCGGCCTGGTCACCGAGGTGGGCGGCCTGATGACGCACGGCGCCGTGATCGCCCGCGAGTACGGGCTCCCGGCCGTGGTCGGCGTGGTGGACGCGACCCGGCTGATCCGCGACGGGCAGCGGATCCGGGTGCACGGCACGGACGGATACGTCGAGGTGCTCGACTGA
- a CDS encoding DUF2243 domain-containing protein, with amino-acid sequence MKAATRTVVSGALLGLGIATFVDETIFHQLLHWHHFYDRAGSTAGLVSDGVLHGISWFATVAALFMLADLRRRGEFVARRWWGAVLAGAGAFQLYDGTVQHKLFRLHQIRYDVEIAPYDWVWNIVAIMLLAAGLAMLLRSPRNAGDRDAGPREAGPGQSRAGDAGPWATGSRRSRAGDAGV; translated from the coding sequence ATGAAGGCTGCGACCCGTACCGTGGTGTCCGGTGCCCTGCTCGGGCTCGGCATCGCCACGTTCGTCGACGAGACGATCTTCCACCAGCTGCTGCACTGGCATCACTTCTACGACCGGGCGGGCAGCACCGCGGGCCTGGTCTCGGACGGGGTGCTGCACGGCATCAGCTGGTTCGCGACCGTGGCCGCGCTGTTCATGCTGGCGGACCTGCGCCGGCGCGGTGAGTTCGTGGCCCGGCGCTGGTGGGGTGCGGTGCTGGCCGGCGCGGGCGCGTTCCAGCTCTACGACGGCACGGTGCAGCACAAGCTGTTCCGGCTGCACCAGATCCGCTACGACGTGGAGATCGCACCCTACGACTGGGTGTGGAACATCGTGGCGATCATGCTGCTCGCCGCCGGCCTCGCCATGCTGCTGCGCAGCCCACGGAACGCCGGTGACCGGGATGCCGGCCCTCGGGAAGCCGGTCCCGGGCAGTCTCGCGCCGGAGACGCCGGCCCCTGGGCAACCGGCTCCCGGCGGTCTCGCGCCGGAGACGCGGGTGTTTGA
- a CDS encoding cytochrome c oxidase assembly protein, with amino-acid sequence MFEYLPAVALIAGYLWAVSASGRRGRPWPLIRTLSWSAGALLTAVNMTAVNMTAVNTSAVNTSAVNTSAVNTSAINPGGGTFTAHMTDHLLLGMLAPLLLVAGAPVTLLLRALPAPRARTLSRILRSAPARTLTHPVTAAVLNAGGLWLLYLTPLYPLTQATPWVHAAVHAHVLAAGYLFTAALIGTDPAPHRPSFPTRAAALAGFLGAHAVLAKWLYAHPPQGVGPADAEAAAHLMYYGGELIDLVLIVLFCRAWYAAAAPDQRTRAAPDLRTRAAPDLRTRAAPDLRTRAAPDQRTRMITPLRGSAGMRRSEMSRS; translated from the coding sequence GTGTTTGAGTACCTCCCGGCGGTGGCGCTGATCGCCGGTTACCTGTGGGCGGTCTCCGCCTCCGGCCGCCGTGGCCGCCCCTGGCCGCTCATCCGCACTCTCAGCTGGTCCGCCGGCGCGCTGCTCACCGCAGTCAACATGACCGCAGTCAACATGACCGCAGTCAACACGAGCGCAGTCAACACGAGCGCAGTCAACACGAGCGCAGTCAACACGAGCGCGATCAACCCCGGCGGCGGTACGTTCACCGCGCACATGACCGATCACCTGCTCCTCGGCATGCTCGCCCCGCTGCTGCTCGTCGCCGGCGCCCCCGTCACGCTGCTGCTCCGCGCGCTCCCCGCGCCACGTGCCCGCACGCTCTCCCGGATCCTGCGCTCCGCCCCGGCCCGCACGCTGACCCACCCGGTCACCGCCGCCGTCCTCAACGCCGGCGGACTGTGGCTGCTCTACCTCACGCCGCTCTATCCGCTGACCCAGGCCACACCCTGGGTCCACGCGGCCGTCCACGCCCATGTGCTCGCCGCCGGCTACCTCTTCACCGCCGCGCTGATCGGCACCGACCCGGCACCGCACCGACCGTCGTTCCCCACGCGCGCGGCCGCGCTCGCCGGTTTCCTGGGCGCGCACGCCGTACTCGCGAAGTGGTTGTACGCCCATCCGCCGCAGGGCGTCGGGCCGGCCGACGCGGAGGCGGCCGCGCACCTCATGTACTACGGCGGGGAGCTGATCGACCTGGTGCTGATCGTGCTCTTCTGCCGTGCCTGGTACGCGGCCGCCGCCCCGGATCAGCGCACCCGGGCCGCCCCGGATCTACGGACCCGGGCCGCCCCGGATCTACGGACCCGGGCCGCCCCGGATCTACGGACCCGGGCCGCCCCGGATCAGCGGACCCGGATGATCACGCCGCTGCGCGGGAGCGCCGGGATGCGCCGCAGCGAGATGTCGAGATCCTGA